One region of Primulina tabacum isolate GXHZ01 chromosome 1, ASM2559414v2, whole genome shotgun sequence genomic DNA includes:
- the LOC142554328 gene encoding LOW QUALITY PROTEIN: DNA-directed RNA polymerase 1, mitochondrial-like (The sequence of the model RefSeq protein was modified relative to this genomic sequence to represent the inferred CDS: deleted 1 base in 1 codon) yields the protein MWRNLSKRSYLRKFTILSESHPSLKTVCGVISPEDCVFLANPIPLVSNIWNRELGVSQELIFWRKPESGFPKLAISSEMFRFCRNARGYGSAAEALASTSEEDVDEVQELIEEMNKEIDVKISHQKHPKMVGGMGVGRYNALRRRQIKMETEAWKEAAKEYQELLVDMCEQKLAPNLPYIKSLFLGWFEPLRDAIAAEQDLCKMGKSRGAYAPYFDHLPAGMMAVITMHKLMALLMTGGGNGSARVVQAACHIGEAIEHEARIQKFLESSKRKNALNRISGEEPDNAVNEQVKLRKKVTMLMKKQRLQQVRKIVKQQDDFKPWGQDNHVKVGCRLIQILMETAYVQPPVDQFEDGPPAIRPAFVHTLRSVETLKGLRRYGVIECDPLVRKGLEKTARHMVIPYMPMLVPPLNWTGYERGAYLFLPSYIMRTHGAKQQRDVIKRTPKQQLEPIFQALNTLGSTKWKVNKRILSVIDRIWANGGRLADLVDREDVPLPEEPDAENEPAMKKWKWKVKAVKKENRERHSQRCDIELKLAVARKMKDEDGFYYPHNLDFRGRAYPMHPYLNHLGSDLCRGILEFAEGRPLGKSGIRWLKVHLANLYGGGVDKLSYDGRISFAENHMEDIFDSADRPLEGKRWWLGAEDPFQCLATCMNISEALRSSYPETTVSHMPVHQDGSCNGLQHYAALGRDKLGAAAVNLVAGGKPADVYSGIAARVLDIMKRDAAKDPATDPNVKRASLLINQVDRKLVKQTVMTSVYGVTYIGAREQIKRRLKERGAIEDDAELFAAACYAAKTTLTALGEMFEAARSIMSWLGDCAKIIAMENEPVRWTTPLGLPVVQPYRKLGRHLIKTSLQVLTLQRETDSVLTKRQRTAFPPNFVHSLDGSHMMMTAIACSEAGLNFAGVHDSYWTHACDVDKISEILREKFVELYEAPILENLLQDFQRSFPNLNFPPLPERGDFDLREVLESPYFFN from the exons ATGTGGAGAAATTTATCGAAACGATCTTACTTAAGAAAGTTTACGATTTTATCTGAATCCCATCCTTCTTTAAAAACTGTTTGTGGTGTGATATCTCCCGAAGATTGTGTTTTTCTTGCAAATCCAATACCCCTTGTGTCAAATATTTGGAACCGTGAATTGGGCGTCTCTCAAGAATTGATTTTCTGGCGAAAGCCTGAATCAGGCTTCCCAAAACTTGCTATCTCGAGCGAAATGTTTAGATTTTGTAGAAACGCTAGGGGTTATGGCAGTGCTGCCGAGGCTTTAGCATCCACTTCTGAAGAAGATGTTGACGAAGTTCAAGAATTAATAGAAGAGATGAACAAAGAAATCGACGTGAAGATATCACATCAAAAACATCCAAAAATGGTGGGCGGAATGGGAGTAGGTAGGTATAATGCTCTTAGGCGGAGGCAAATAAAGATGGAGACTGAAGCATGGAAAGAGGCGGCTAAAGAATACCAAGAGCTTTTAGTGGACATGTGTGAGCAAAAATTGGCGCCTAATTTGCCCTACATCAAGTCATTGTTTTTAGGGTGGTTTGAGCCATTGAGGGATGCCATTGCTGCTGAGCAGGATTTGTGTAAG ATGGGGAAGAGTCGTGGTGCGTATGCGCCTTATTTTGATCACTTGCCGGCAGGAATGATGGCAGTTATTACAATGCATAAGTTGATGGCATTGTTGATGACTGGAGGAGGGAATGGCAGTGCCAGAGTAGTGCAAGCTGCATGTCATATTGGCGAAGCCATTGAACATGAG GCCAGGATACAAAAGTTTTTAGAGAGTTCCAAGAGAAAAAATGCGCTAAATAGAATTTCTGGTGAAGAGCCTGATAATGCGGTAAATGAACAAGTGAAACTTAGAAAAAAGGTTACAATGTTGATGAAGAAACAGAGACTGCAGCAAGTTAGAAAAATTGTGAAGCAACAAGATGATTTTAAGCCCTGGGGCCAGGATAATCATGTAAAG GTTGGCTGCCGTTTGATTCAGATATTGATGGAAACAGCCTACGTTCAACCTCCGGTTGATCAATTTGAAGATGGACCTCCTGCCATTCGACCTGCATTTGTGCACACTCTCAGATCTGTAGAAACACT GAAAGGACTTAGGAGATATGGGGTGATTGAGTGTGACCCGCTAGTTCGCAAAGGCCTGGAGAAAACT GCGAGGCACATGGTGATTCCATATATGCCGATGTTGGTTCCTCCATTGAATTGGACGGG GTATGAGAGAGGAGCTTATTTGTTTCTGCCGTCATATATCATGCGCACCCATGGAGCAAAACAACAACGTGATGTTATTAAACGAACTCCAAAACAACAGTTAGAACCTATTTTCCAG GCGCTTAATACACTTGGCTCTACCAAATGGAAGGTGAATAAAAGAATACTAAGTGTTATTGACAGAATCTGGGCTAATGGAGGCCGGCTTGCTGACTTGGTTGACCGTGAAGAT GTTCCTTTGCCTGAGGAACCAGATGCAGAAAATGAGCCAGCGATGAAGAAGTGGAAGTGGAAAGTTAAAGCTGTGAAAAAAGAGAACAGAGAAAGGCATTCACAGAGATGTGACATAGAACTCAAACTTGCT GTGGCTAGAAAAATGAAGGATGAAGATGGATTTTACTATCCTCACAATTTAGATTTCCGAGGGCGTGCATATCCCATGCATCCATACCTGAATCATCTCGGCTCTGATTTATGCCGAGGAATTTTAGAATTTGCAGAAGGACGCCCACTTGGAAAGTCAGGGATACGCTGGTTAAAAGTACATTTAGCTAATTTATATGGAGGTGGAGTCGACAAATTATCTTATGATGGCCGAATATCTTTTGCCGAAAACCATATGGAGGATATCTTTGATTCTGCAGACCGGCCTCTTGAAGGGAAGCGCTGGTGGTTAGGCGCGGAGGATCCTTTTCAATGTTTAGCTACATGCATGAACATATCTGAAGCATTAAGAAGTTCATACCCTGAGACTACTGTATCTCATATGCCCGTCCACCAG GATGGTTCATGTAATGGTTTGCAACATTATGCTGCCCTTGGAAGAGACAAG TTGGGAGCAGCAGCTGTCAATCTTGTTGCCGGAGGTAAGCCTGCTGACGTTTACTCTGGAATTGCTGCCAG agTACTTGATATCATGAAGAGGGATGCAGCAAAAGACCCTGCAACTGATCCAAATGTTAAGCGTGCAAGTCTGTTAATCAACCAG GTGGATAGAAAGTTAGTCAAGCAAACAGTAATGACATCAGTATATGGCGTCACTTATATTGGTGCACGTGAACAAATCAAGAGGAGGTTAAAGGAGCGAGGTGCTATTGAGGATGATGCAGAATTATTTGCGGCAGCTTGCTATGCTGCAAAA ACAACTTTGACTGCCTTAGGAGAAATGTTTGAGGCGGCACGAAGCATAATGAGTTGGCTGGGAGACTGTGCCAAG ATTATAGCGATGGAGAATGAACCAGTACGGTGGACAACACCACTTGGGCTCCCTGTTGTGCAGCCTTACCGCAAATTAGGAAGGCACCTG ATTAAGACTTCTCTTCAGGTTCTTACATTGCAACGTGAAACCGACTCG GTGTTGACTAAGCGACAGAGAACAGCTTTCCCTCCAAATTTCGTGCACTCTCTTGACGGTTCCCATATGATGATGACTGCCATTGCCTGTTCAGAAGCGGGCTTAAACTTCGcag GAGTGCATGATTCATACTGGACGCATGCATGTGATGTTGATAAAATTAGCGAGATTCTCAGGGAGAAGTTCGTTGAACTCTACGAGGCACCAATTTTGGAAAAT TTGTTGCAGGATTTTCAACGTTCTTTTCCAAATTTAAACTTCCCTCCTTTACCTGAACGGGGAGATTTTGACCTCAGGGAAGTCCTGGAGTCGCCCTATTTTTTCAACTAG
- the LOC142554334 gene encoding transcription factor bHLH49-like yields the protein MDTVTNIESEETENPGIYLACNLSSNWQVNGNNLTNTSVEIIPMNNSMVESSACSAAPMVDSFCPRNWDQQANSETLSNLDSVRANLGWNTNQILRRGVFLPAVPGTIHQSLPHFSADSAFIERAVRCSSFNGGNFGEMINSFTIPDPLNPYSHTFASMQGPHENFRGNGYEMNMAEASKEASFPIDHGPEANPLHNEKIRGNYLRSQDEVKNALDASHNESDVSEFNNGDPLEKFEGAAVESSGQGLGSKKRKRIAQNEKKEAAHPCIETEKEHAKSKPKGDQYPASSSKPASKHGKQGSQGSDMPKEEYIHVRARRGQATNSHSLAERVRREKISERMKYLQDLVPGCSKVTGKAVMLDEIINYVQSLQRQVEFLSMKLATVNPRLNFNIEAFLAKDILQPRLQSSLAFPPDMNVAYPPLHPSQPPLIQSGIPGLGNSSDAFRRVINLRSTAIGEEFKEPSSQVPNAWADELHNVVQMGFTSSPTNDEQDLSDSPPLVHMKAET from the exons ATGGATACGGTTACCAACATTGAGTCGGAGGAGACTGAAAATCCTGGAATCTATCTTGCATGTAATTTATCCTCAAACTGGCAAGTGAACGGAAACAATCTAACAAATACATCTGTTGAAATAATTCCAATGAACAACTCCATGGTAGAATCTTCTGCTTGCTCCGCTGCCCCAATGGTTGATTCTTTTTGTCCCCGGAATTGGGATCAGCAAGCAAATAGTGAAACTTTGAGTAATCTTGATTCCGTAAGAGCTAATCTTGGTTGGAACACAAATCAAATCCTTAGAAGGGGTGTCTTTCTACCTGCAGTTCCGGGGACGATTCATCAGAGTTTGCCTCACTTTTCAGCCGATTCAGCTTTTATCGAACGAGCAGTGAGGTGTTCGAGCTTCAATGGAGGGAATTTTGGCGAAATGATAAATTCCTTCACCATTCCCGATCCTCTGAATCCGTATTCTCATACTTTTGCTTCAATGCAAGGGCCGCATGAGAATTTTCGAGGTAATGGATATGAAATGAACATGGCTGAAGCTTCTAAAGAGGCTTCATTTCCTATCGACCATGGCCCGGAAGCGAACCCACTCCACAATGAAAAAATTCGTGGAAATTATCTTCGGTCTCAAGACGAAGTGAAAAATGCACTTGATGCATCACATAATGAGTCTGATGTGTCTGAATTTAATAACGGTGATCCACTAGAGAAGTTTGAAGGTGCAGCCGTGGAGTCTTCTGGTCAGGGGCTTGGCTCCAAGAAAAGGAAGAGAATTGCTCAG AATGAAAAAAAGGAAGCCGCACACCCATGTATTGAAACAGAAAAGGAGCATGCTAAAAGTAAACCAAAGGGCGATCAATACCCAGCTTCGAGCAGTAAACCTGCTAGCAAACATGGTAAGCAGGGATCCCAAGGATCAGATATGCCGAAGGAAGAATATATACATGTTAGAGCACGAAGAGGTCAGGCCACAAACAGCCACAGTCTTGCTGAAAGG GTGAGGAGGGAAAAGATCAGTGAAAGGATGAAGTACCTTCAGGATCTCGTTCCTGGTTGCAGCAAG GTTACAGGAAAAGCTGTTATGCTGGATGAGATCATTAATTATGTGCAATCGCTGCAGCGACAGGTCGAG TTTCTGTCCATGAAGCTTGCAACAGTTAATCCACGGCTCAACTTCAACATTGAAGCATTCCTAGCTAAAGAT ATCCTTCAACCTAGACTGCAATCTTCATTGGCTTTTCCTCCAGATATGAACGTGGCTTATCCTCCTCTACATCCATCACAACCCCCACTAATTCAATCAGGCATTCCTGGTTTAGGAAACTCTTCAGATGCCTTTCGAAGAGTAATTAATCTCCGATCAACTGCCATTGGTGAAGAATTTAAAGAACCTTCATCACAA GTTCCCAATGCCTGGGCAGATGAGCTTCACAATGTTGTTCAAATGGGCTTCACCTCAAGTCCAACTAATGATGAACAAGATTTAAGTG ATTCTCCACCACTCGTGCACATGAAAGCTGAAACCTGA